In the genome of Acidimicrobiales bacterium, one region contains:
- a CDS encoding heme exporter protein CcmB, giving the protein MWRDAWLVAAKDLRIEVRTRVAVNQIAPFAVLVLLLFAFALDSERAVLSRATPGLFWVAVLLSALLAIQRSFALEAVDGVRDALRLSGLQPAGIFLGKVASVTVQLLALELLLALGVVALYDAELATPLLLVPTCVVATVGLAAVGCLYGVLSAGQRVAETLLPLLLLPALAPLLLAATQAFGAAVDGTAADGGRWLGLLAAFAAAYVAIGIATFGVLLDDG; this is encoded by the coding sequence ATGTGGCGTGACGCGTGGCTGGTGGCGGCCAAGGACCTCCGCATCGAGGTGCGCACCCGGGTGGCCGTCAACCAGATCGCCCCCTTCGCGGTGCTGGTGCTGCTCCTGTTCGCCTTCGCCCTGGACTCCGAGCGGGCCGTCCTGTCCCGGGCCACCCCCGGCCTGTTCTGGGTGGCGGTGCTGCTCTCGGCCCTGCTGGCCATCCAGCGGTCCTTCGCCCTGGAGGCGGTGGACGGGGTCCGCGACGCCCTGCGCCTCTCGGGCCTGCAGCCGGCCGGCATCTTCCTGGGCAAGGTCGCCTCGGTCACGGTGCAGCTCCTGGCCCTGGAGCTGCTGCTGGCCCTGGGCGTCGTGGCCCTCTACGACGCCGAGCTGGCCACCCCCCTGCTCCTGGTGCCGACCTGCGTGGTGGCCACCGTCGGCCTGGCCGCGGTGGGGTGCCTGTACGGGGTGCTGTCGGCCGGCCAGCGGGTGGCCGAGACGTTGCTGCCCCTGCTCCTGCTGCCGGCCCTGGCCCCCCTGCTGCTGGCCGCCACCCAGGCCTTCGGGGCCGCGGTGGACGGCACCGCGGCCGACGGGGGCCGCTGGCTGGGCCTGCTGGCCGCCTTCGCCGCCGCCTACGTGGCCATCGGCATCGCCACCTTCGGCGTCCTCCTCGACGACGGCTGA
- the ccsA gene encoding cytochrome c biogenesis protein CcsA: MNATTASKATRVLGALALLGLGLLLLYGLVLSPADGVSVSQAAEDPRARIGQGEIVRIMYVHVPTAIIAFLAFFVAVAGSIGYLVRRSEWWDLLAHASAELGAVLIFATLVTGALWGEPTWGTYWEWQDARLTTTAILFFLVLGYLAVRRLPMDRERRSRIAAVVGLLLAPATVVCHYATTWWRTLHQGPTISRLDPQIDGLMLFSLMVGMATFLVLYAWLLLHRFRVLWLENRVEDMGLDAALAERRAEATPPVPPASADAGWAPTPGATS; encoded by the coding sequence ATGAACGCCACGACCGCCTCCAAGGCCACGCGCGTGCTCGGAGCCCTGGCCCTCCTCGGTCTCGGCCTGTTGCTCCTCTACGGCCTCGTCCTGTCACCGGCCGACGGCGTGTCGGTCAGCCAGGCCGCCGAGGACCCCAGGGCCCGCATCGGCCAGGGCGAGATCGTCCGCATCATGTACGTCCACGTCCCCACCGCCATCATCGCCTTCCTGGCCTTCTTCGTGGCCGTGGCCGGCAGCATCGGCTACCTGGTCCGCCGGTCGGAGTGGTGGGACCTGCTGGCCCACGCCTCGGCCGAGCTGGGGGCGGTGCTCATCTTCGCCACCCTGGTCACCGGGGCCCTGTGGGGCGAGCCCACCTGGGGGACGTACTGGGAGTGGCAGGACGCCCGCCTGACCACCACCGCCATCCTGTTCTTCCTGGTGCTCGGCTACCTGGCCGTGCGCCGCCTGCCCATGGATCGCGAGCGCCGGTCCCGCATCGCCGCCGTGGTCGGCCTGCTCCTGGCCCCGGCCACCGTGGTGTGCCACTACGCCACCACCTGGTGGCGCACCCTCCACCAGGGCCCCACCATCAGCCGCCTCGACCCCCAGATCGACGGGCTCATGCTGTTCAGCCTGATGGTCGGGATGGCCACCTTCCTGGTCCTCTACGCCTGGCTGCTGCTGCACCGCTTCCGGGTGCTGTGGCTGGAGAACCGGGTCGAGGACATGGGCCTGGACGCGGCCCTGGCCGAGCGCCGGGCCGAGGCCACCCCGCCGGTCCCGCCAGCGTCGGCTGACGCCGGTTGGGCGCCCACCCCGGGGGCCACGTCGTGA
- a CDS encoding cytochrome c maturation protein CcmE — protein sequence MDVTGPAGGDGAGAAPGTGGDAGPELDLSPRTGPDGGAGRPRSRSRAVVGGLVIAALLGAIGFVAVRQLQGSSVYYYNADEAVAERPEIGDRRVRVQGTVVGQPVEVDDETVTFTIAFRGASIDVRHQGAEPPPLFDANVPSVVEGRFAPDGTFLSDRIVIKHSEQYKEENSDRVDPAAP from the coding sequence ATGGATGTGACCGGCCCCGCAGGCGGAGACGGCGCGGGCGCGGCCCCGGGGACCGGCGGCGACGCCGGCCCGGAGCTCGACCTGTCGCCCCGGACCGGACCCGACGGGGGGGCCGGCCGCCCTCGCTCCCGGAGCCGGGCCGTGGTCGGCGGGCTGGTCATCGCCGCCCTGCTGGGAGCCATCGGCTTCGTGGCCGTCCGCCAGCTCCAGGGCTCCTCCGTCTACTACTACAACGCCGACGAGGCGGTGGCCGAGCGGCCCGAGATCGGCGACCGCCGCGTCCGGGTCCAGGGCACCGTCGTGGGCCAGCCGGTCGAGGTCGACGACGAGACCGTCACCTTCACCATCGCCTTCCGGGGGGCGTCCATCGACGTGCGCCACCAGGGGGCCGAGCCGCCGCCCCTGTTCGACGCCAACGTGCCCTCGGTGGTCGAGGGCCGCTTCGCCCCCGACGGGACGTTCCTGTCCGACCGCATCGTGATCAAGCACTCCGAGCAGTACAAGGAAGAGAACTCGGACCGGGTGGACCCGGCGGCCCCGTGA
- a CDS encoding heme lyase CcmF/NrfE family subunit: MNAALGTAGVALALVSALGGAATVVVAQATGRRRVLRQVPSFVFLCALGAVVATVAMQRALITRDFSVGFVAENGSRSTSLPFTISTMWSALEGSILLWGLVLVGYVVAVARKFRDRLSDPLVAWAMLVLFLVVAFFFALMAGPANPFHTVADPPLDGPGPNPLLQDHLLMAFHPPMLYLGYVGFTVPFAFAVGALATGRVGEGWLVETRRWTLFAWGFLTIGIVLGAWWSYEVLGWGGYWAWDPVENASLLPWLTGTAYLHSVMVQERRGMLRVWNLSLLCATFSLTILGTFLTRSGVLDSVHAFSESAIGPLFLGFFALIVVVTLGLIGWRGDVLRAPGRIDSPLSREGAFLANNVLFTGFAFVVLFGTVFPLIAEALDDRRVSVGVPYFNRMSGPIGLALLFLMAVAPALPWRKASTETLSQRLLWPAWSGGAVLVACVVAGVRGVVPLVAFGLGAFAAAAAVRQVVLATRRHGWRGFVGRTNGGMIVHLGVVMIAVGLAASGSFAEQAEARLAPGETRRVHGHEVRFESFSESDADPSRLVRAAHLDVDGSALSPRLQRFPNASQELGKPAVRYGVGDTVYLALLEGPRASDDTILVRIIVQPMVAWLWVGGLVMVAGTALSAFPGRRRRGTDPTSADLVGSRPVGGRHSAAGDADDGGGAGDRPAGDLSPTGGGDRDPDAGDARQPVGAP, from the coding sequence GTGAACGCCGCGCTGGGCACGGCCGGCGTGGCCCTGGCCCTGGTGTCGGCCCTGGGCGGGGCGGCCACGGTGGTGGTGGCCCAGGCCACGGGCCGGCGGAGGGTGCTGCGCCAGGTCCCGTCGTTCGTGTTCCTCTGCGCCCTCGGCGCGGTGGTGGCCACCGTGGCCATGCAGCGGGCCCTCATCACCCGCGACTTCTCGGTGGGGTTCGTGGCCGAGAACGGCAGCCGCTCCACCTCCCTGCCCTTCACCATCTCCACCATGTGGTCGGCCCTGGAGGGCTCGATCCTGCTGTGGGGCCTGGTGCTGGTGGGCTACGTGGTGGCCGTGGCCCGGAAGTTCCGCGACCGCCTGAGCGACCCGCTGGTGGCCTGGGCCATGTTGGTGCTGTTCCTGGTGGTGGCCTTCTTCTTCGCGCTGATGGCCGGGCCGGCCAACCCGTTCCACACCGTGGCCGACCCCCCGCTCGACGGGCCCGGGCCCAACCCGCTGCTGCAGGACCACCTGCTGATGGCCTTCCACCCGCCCATGCTCTACCTGGGCTACGTGGGCTTCACCGTGCCCTTCGCCTTCGCCGTCGGCGCCCTGGCCACCGGCCGGGTGGGGGAGGGGTGGCTGGTCGAGACCCGCCGCTGGACGCTGTTCGCCTGGGGCTTCCTGACCATCGGCATCGTGCTGGGCGCCTGGTGGAGCTACGAGGTGCTGGGCTGGGGCGGCTACTGGGCCTGGGACCCGGTGGAGAACGCGTCCCTGCTGCCGTGGCTCACCGGCACCGCCTACCTGCACTCGGTGATGGTCCAGGAGCGCCGGGGGATGCTGCGGGTCTGGAACCTGTCGCTGCTGTGCGCCACGTTCTCGCTCACCATCCTGGGCACGTTCCTGACCCGTTCGGGGGTGCTCGACTCGGTGCACGCCTTCTCCGAGTCGGCCATCGGGCCGCTGTTCCTGGGCTTCTTCGCCCTGATCGTGGTGGTGACCCTGGGCCTCATCGGCTGGCGGGGCGACGTGCTGCGGGCCCCGGGGCGCATCGACTCGCCGCTGTCGCGGGAGGGGGCGTTCCTGGCCAACAACGTGCTGTTCACCGGCTTCGCCTTCGTGGTCCTCTTCGGCACCGTGTTCCCCCTCATCGCCGAGGCCCTCGACGACCGGCGGGTGTCGGTGGGCGTGCCCTACTTCAACCGCATGTCGGGCCCCATCGGCCTGGCCCTGCTGTTCCTCATGGCCGTGGCCCCGGCCCTGCCCTGGCGCAAGGCCTCGACCGAGACCTTGTCGCAGCGGCTGCTGTGGCCGGCCTGGTCGGGCGGCGCGGTGCTGGTGGCCTGCGTGGTGGCCGGGGTGCGGGGCGTCGTGCCCCTGGTGGCCTTCGGCCTGGGCGCCTTCGCTGCTGCCGCCGCCGTCCGCCAGGTGGTGCTGGCCACCCGTCGGCACGGCTGGCGGGGCTTCGTGGGCCGCACCAACGGCGGGATGATCGTCCACCTCGGGGTGGTGATGATCGCGGTGGGGCTGGCCGCCTCCGGGTCGTTCGCCGAGCAGGCCGAGGCCCGCCTGGCCCCGGGCGAGACCCGGCGGGTGCACGGCCACGAGGTCCGCTTCGAGTCGTTCAGCGAGAGCGACGCCGATCCCTCCCGCCTGGTCCGGGCGGCCCACCTCGACGTCGACGGCTCCGCCCTGTCGCCCCGCCTCCAGCGCTTCCCCAACGCCAGCCAGGAGCTGGGCAAGCCCGCGGTGCGCTACGGCGTGGGCGACACGGTGTACCTGGCCCTGCTGGAGGGCCCCCGGGCCAGCGACGACACCATCCTGGTCCGCATCATCGTCCAGCCCATGGTGGCCTGGCTGTGGGTCGGGGGCCTGGTGATGGTGGCGGGCACGGCGCTCTCCGCCTTCCCCGGACGTCGCCGCCGGGGCACCGATCCCACCTCCGCCGACCTGGTCGGCTCGCGGCCGGTCGGGGGGCGCCACAGCGCCGCCGGCGACGCCGACGACGGGGGTGGTGCCGGCGACCGCCCTGCCGGTGACCTGAGCCCCACCGGCGGCGGTGATCGCGACCCCGATGCCGGGGACGCTCGGCAACCGGTGGGGGCGCCGTGA
- a CDS encoding TlpA disulfide reductase family protein produces the protein MSERSGAGPDPRDDRDARDGDDDLGPPAGDRRGGPGSAPPRARGRLALAVAVPLGVVLLLFVVLLASRDPAGERQVQSPLLGRAAPRIEGTTIRGRPFDSAAYDGRWLVVNFFATWCAPCIEEHPELMAFQRTQAEAGEANVVSVVFSDDEASVRRFFARQGGDWPVVLAEGTTIPDWGVAGVPESFVVDPTGVVRAKLVGGVTAAGLQRFLDGARGAPR, from the coding sequence GTGAGCGAGCGGTCCGGCGCCGGCCCCGACCCCCGGGACGATCGCGACGCTCGGGACGGCGACGACGACCTGGGCCCTCCCGCCGGCGACCGGCGCGGTGGCCCGGGGAGCGCCCCACCCCGGGCTCGGGGGCGCCTGGCCCTGGCCGTGGCCGTGCCCCTCGGTGTGGTCCTGCTGCTGTTCGTGGTGCTGCTGGCGTCGCGGGACCCGGCCGGCGAGCGCCAGGTGCAGAGCCCGCTGCTGGGCCGGGCCGCGCCCCGCATCGAGGGCACCACCATCCGGGGCCGGCCCTTCGACTCCGCCGCCTACGACGGCCGGTGGCTGGTGGTGAACTTCTTCGCCACCTGGTGCGCCCCGTGCATCGAGGAGCACCCCGAGCTCATGGCCTTCCAGCGGACCCAGGCCGAGGCCGGGGAGGCCAACGTGGTCAGCGTGGTGTTCTCCGACGACGAGGCCTCCGTGCGCCGGTTCTTCGCCCGCCAGGGCGGCGACTGGCCGGTGGTCCTGGCCGAGGGCACCACCATCCCCGACTGGGGGGTGGCCGGCGTGCCCGAGTCGTTCGTGGTGGACCCGACCGGCGTGGTGCGGGCCAAGCTGGTGGGTGGGGTGACGGCGGCGGGGCTGCAGCGCTTCCTCGACGGCGCCCGGGGGGCTCCCCGATGA
- a CDS encoding cytochrome c-type biogenesis protein — MSRRLMWAILAVVVVVAVVVGAQGSGARTPDQRRQSIASGVRCPKCPGQSVLSSDAPSAEAIRDLIAADVAAGRSDDAIRNRLVARYGEDILLNPPRSGFAGLVWVIPVAAVVGAFGGLALAFRRWERQAPGGPSGRDRALVAAALADEADGIDDPHGEGSGR, encoded by the coding sequence ATGAGCCGGCGCCTGATGTGGGCCATCCTCGCCGTCGTGGTGGTGGTGGCCGTGGTGGTCGGCGCCCAGGGCTCCGGGGCCCGGACGCCCGACCAGCGTCGCCAGTCCATCGCCAGCGGGGTGCGCTGCCCCAAGTGCCCGGGCCAGTCGGTGCTCTCCAGCGACGCCCCGTCGGCCGAGGCCATCCGCGACCTGATCGCCGCCGATGTGGCCGCCGGGCGCTCCGACGACGCCATCCGCAACCGGCTGGTGGCCCGCTACGGCGAGGACATCCTGCTCAACCCGCCCCGGTCGGGCTTCGCCGGCCTGGTGTGGGTGATCCCGGTGGCCGCCGTCGTCGGCGCCTTCGGGGGCCTGGCCCTGGCCTTCCGCCGCTGGGAGCGGCAGGCGCCGGGTGGCCCCTCGGGCCGGGACCGGGCTCTGGTGGCCGCCGCCCTGGCCGACGAGGCCGACGGGATCGACGACCCCCACGGCGAGGGCTCGGGCCGGTGA
- the nadC gene encoding carboxylating nicotinate-nucleotide diphosphorylase, producing MGPFDPPVTAVREIVARALAEDLTPLGDISSALLPPGATAEAELRTRAAGVVAGTACVDETLRQVDHRLAAAWQVTEGDPVDAGATLALVRGPLASMLTAERTALNLISHLSGVATLTRRFVEAAGPDLRVWDTRKTTPGLRALEKAAVRAGGGANHRGNLSEWVMLKDNHLELVGVAEAVGRARELFPARTVHVECDTHEKVVEALDAGADALLLDNMAPAEVRRCVATVEEHAAGGERRPLVEVSGGISLETVRPYADTGADLVSSGSLTSSAPVLDIGLDVVVTHRD from the coding sequence ATGGGACCGTTCGATCCACCGGTCACCGCGGTCCGAGAGATCGTGGCCCGGGCCCTGGCCGAGGACCTGACCCCGCTGGGGGACATCAGCTCCGCTCTCCTGCCCCCCGGAGCCACGGCCGAGGCCGAGCTGCGCACCCGGGCCGCCGGGGTGGTGGCCGGCACCGCCTGCGTGGATGAGACCCTGCGCCAGGTCGACCACCGCCTGGCCGCGGCCTGGCAGGTCACCGAGGGCGACCCCGTCGACGCCGGTGCCACCCTGGCCCTGGTGCGGGGCCCGCTGGCCTCGATGCTCACGGCCGAGCGCACCGCCCTCAACCTCATCTCCCACCTCTCGGGCGTGGCCACCCTCACCCGCCGCTTCGTGGAGGCCGCTGGCCCCGACCTCCGGGTGTGGGACACCCGCAAGACCACGCCGGGCCTGCGCGCCCTGGAGAAGGCGGCCGTGCGGGCCGGCGGGGGTGCCAACCACCGGGGAAACCTGTCCGAGTGGGTGATGCTCAAGGACAACCACCTGGAGCTGGTCGGCGTGGCCGAGGCCGTGGGCCGGGCCCGGGAGCTGTTCCCGGCCCGAACCGTCCACGTCGAGTGCGACACCCACGAGAAGGTGGTCGAGGCCCTCGACGCCGGGGCCGATGCCCTGCTCCTCGACAACATGGCCCCTGCCGAGGTGCGGCGCTGCGTGGCCACCGTGGAGGAACACGCGGCCGGAGGGGAGCGCCGTCCCCTGGTGGAGGTGTCGGGCGGCATCTCCCTGGAGACGGTGCGCCCCTACGCCGATACCGGCGCTGACCTGGTGTCCTCGGGGTCGCTCACGAGCTCGGCGCCTGTCCTCGACATCGGCCTCGACGTGGTCGTCACCCACCGCGACTGA
- a CDS encoding amino acid ABC transporter ATP-binding protein has protein sequence MAHQLVEMADVQKHFGPLHVLKDVDLTVARGEVVVVIGPSGSGKSTLCRTINRLEPVDSGTIAVDGEPLPQEGAALARLRADVGMVFQSFNLLSHMTALQNVSLGPMRVRGRKKADAEEHSRELLARVGLAEKADAMPAELSGGQQQRVAIARALAMDPKLILFDEPTSALDPEMISEVLDVMVELAASGMTMIVVTHEMGFARKAADRVAFMDEGEIVETQPPAAFFDAPESTRARDFLSKILSH, from the coding sequence ATGGCCCACCAGCTCGTGGAGATGGCCGACGTGCAGAAGCACTTCGGGCCCCTCCACGTGCTGAAGGACGTCGACCTCACGGTGGCCCGGGGCGAGGTGGTGGTCGTCATCGGCCCCTCGGGATCGGGCAAGTCCACCCTGTGCCGCACCATCAATCGCCTCGAACCCGTCGACTCGGGCACCATCGCCGTCGACGGTGAGCCTCTGCCCCAGGAGGGGGCGGCCCTGGCCCGTCTGCGAGCCGACGTGGGCATGGTGTTCCAGAGCTTCAACCTGTTATCCCACATGACGGCCCTGCAGAACGTCTCCCTCGGCCCGATGCGGGTGCGAGGCCGCAAGAAGGCCGACGCCGAGGAGCACAGCCGGGAGCTGCTGGCCCGGGTGGGCCTGGCCGAGAAGGCCGATGCCATGCCGGCCGAGCTCTCCGGCGGCCAGCAGCAGCGGGTGGCCATCGCCCGGGCCCTGGCCATGGACCCCAAGCTCATCCTCTTCGACGAGCCCACCTCCGCCCTCGACCCCGAGATGATCAGCGAGGTGCTCGACGTCATGGTCGAGCTGGCCGCCTCGGGCATGACGATGATCGTCGTCACCCACGAGATGGGGTTCGCCCGCAAAGCCGCCGACCGCGTCGCCTTCATGGACGAGGGCGAGATCGTCGAGACCCAGCCCCCGGCCGCCTTCTTCGACGCCCCGGAGAGCACCCGAGCCCGTGACTTCCTCTC